The genomic DNA GCCGATTATAATTTTAACTGTAGTTTTGGCGAAGGAACCACAAATCCGCAGCCTACCATTTCGCGTGAACAACAACACGAAATTGTTGCTCAATTATTGATACCTTACTTAAATTATATGTTGAAAGGTGATGCTAGTGCCGAACAAATATATTATCAACGTTTAAACAGCATGAACACCATTGTTTTTCAGCGTAATTGCTTAATGAATTATGATGTAGCATTGCGTGGTTTTGTTTCTCCAAGTAATAGTTGTGGTTTAAATGCTAATCAGACGGTTAGTGTTATTGTAAAAAACAATGGTATTAATCCTGTTAGCAATGTGCCTCTGTCTTTAGTATTCAACAATCAGACACCTATTCAGGAAATATATACAGGAACGATTAACCCCAACGATTCTATAATTTATACATTTACGCAAACCGTAAATGCAGGTCAACCAGGTGCAACTTATCAATTTGTGGTTTATAGTAGTTATACCAACGATGAATATATTTATAATGATACCGTTAGTGTTAGTTATACCAATACAACGGTTGCTTTACCCATTAGTGTTGATTTTACGGGTTACGATGGGACTAATTTAGCAACCGTATTTCCGGGGTGGAAAGAAGCTCAAGGAATTGTTCCAACAGGCAATACATCTGCTTGGGTTTCGCGAACCGGTATAGGGGGTACAACCAATGTTACTGCTAAAGTCAATTTTTATAGCTCACCTATTCGAGAATGGATTTTAGGTCCCGGATTTTTATGTGGACCATATACCAAGCTCTCTTTTGATGTTGCTGTTACTGCTTACAATAGCAATAATGCTTATGTTAATGGAATGGGAACCAACGATAGTTTAAAAATATTATATTCAACCGATTGTGGTGCAACATGGAAAAGACTTACTGCTTATGGGAAAAATGCTAATTTTACTAACGCTTTACAAACCATAGAAATTAATTTATCGTCGTTTAATGGGCAAGGTATTGCTATAGCTTTTGAAGCATTTCGCGAAACTACGGTAAGCAACGATTATGATTTACATCTCGATAATATTTTGATTAAAAATTATGCACCTTACGATTTGGTTGCAGAAAGTTTCGTTAGTCCTATCGAACAAAATTGCTTCGGCACCGAGTCTGTTGAAGTAACCATTAAAAACAACGGATTAAATGCTATTGATTTTAGCGTAAATCCAGTTACTATCGATGTTCAAGTTACAGGCGTTGTAAATCAAATGTTAACTTATCAATTAACTTCTGGTAACCTTGCAAGTCAGGCAAGCATGAACCAGATGATTGGAACAATAGATATGTCGCAAAATGGTAATTATACATTTACACAACGTATTTATTTTACTTTAGACGACGATACTACTAATAATGACTTATCGCATACGGTTACTGTTTCGAATCCTGAACTTAGCATACAAGGTAATACCCAGATTTGTAGTGGGCAATCGACTACCTTAACTGCTCAAGCAAATGTTACGGGAATGGTGTCATTAATTAGTTCAAACTCGACTTCAGTAAGTATTCCCGACAATAATAGCACAGGAATAACTTCTAATATTACGGTTTCAAACATAAGTTCATCTTTAATGGCTGCCAATGTATTAAAAAAAGTAATTATAGATTCGTTAACACATACGTATGTAGGCGATTTGAAAATAGATTTAATAGCACCCGATAATAGTACAATTAATTTAGTCAACCAAAGAGGTAGTAGCGGTGATAATTTTATTGGTACCATATTCGATCCTACAGCCACAACTCCAATTTCATCGATTACTAGTGCAAATGCTCCTTTTACAGGAAGCTATAGACCCGAAAATAATTTTAATATGTTAACCGGACCAGCTTTGGGCACATGGAAGTTAAAAGTTAGTGATTTAGCTTCAAGTGATGTGGGTGTTTTACATAAATGGACACTTGTGCTCGAGGTTAACAATTATATTGTAAGTTATAGTTGGAGCAATGGACAAACAACACCCGATATTACAGTAAGTCCATCGCAGAATACTACCTATACATTAACTATTACCGATGCTAAAGGATGTACAAAAACCGATAGCCTATCAGTTAACGTAGGTCAAACGAGTAATATGCTTAATTTAGGTCAAGATATTGTTGTTTGCGAAGGACAAATAGTTACATTAGATGCCGGTAATGGTTTTAGTTCGTATTTATGGAATACAGGAGCAACAACACCTACTATTCAGGTTACAACAAGTGGTACCTATTCGGTACAAGTTAGCGATGCCTGCGGAACTCAGGACGATACCGTAGTAGTAACCATCAATCCTAAACCAATTGTAAATTTAGGACCTGATGTAAATATCTGTTTAGGGAATTCTGCTACTCTAACAGCTCCTGCTAATTTAACCTATAACTGGTCAACTGGAGAAAACACACAAGCGATAACGGTTACACCAGCAGCCTCTGGTACTTATACCTATATGGTTATGGTAAGTGATGCTAATAGTTGTGTAAATTCAGATACTATTGATGTTCATGTGTTTGATTTACCAACAGTAGAATTAGGCGCTGATACCAGTATATGTCATACCGATCAATTAACCTTATCGGCTGGCAATTTTGCACAATATAGCTGGTCTAATGGCAGTACATCGTCAACACTTACTGTTGATGCTAATCAGTTACAAAATGGTGCTTATACATACGCTGTAACAGTAACCGATAATTTAGGTTGTACCGCTACCGATCAAATAACGATAACCATCGTTACATGTAATGAAATAAATGATTTCGGTACGAATCAGATTATGTTATATCCCAACCCGGCTACTGTAGAAGTATTTTTTGATGGCTTAACTTTGCATTCTACCATTATCATTATGAGCGAAGATGGAAAAGTAGTATATCAAAACAACAACATAGAAACCACTGCTCTTAAAATTGATATTTCGCAGTGGTCATCAGGGATATATTTCGTAAAAAGCATCAATGAACCAATGCAGACATATACGTTCATTAAACGTTGATAATTTTAGGATTATCAATTTTAAAGGAGGCTGGAATTTCCAGCCTCTTTTGTTTTACCCAGATTACGCATTAGCAATGCGTAAACGATAAAGTGCTTGTAATCAATTCAAAAGTATTTGAATTGAAACAATCACTAAATCGGGGTTATCCCAAATAAATCAAGTAGTTTGGCTCATACTTCACCTCCTATTGATTAATTTCCTCTAAAAATATTACTATAAGACCTTTGCAAAACTTCTTTTTTGGTCGAGTCCAACCTTTTTGTCGTCATTCTGAGCTTGTCGAATTTCCCGTCATTCTGAGCTTGTTGAAGAATAAACCCATTGCTCATTTAGTTTTGCGTATGGTTATACCTCGACAGGCTCGGTATGACGGTGGGTGTAGAGTTTGTTCTTCTAAAAATATTATTATTTTTTTAGCCTGATTAATTTTGTTTATCTATCCTACTTGGGTTTAATAATAATTTGCTAACGTTTTATTAACAATTATTTAAAAACTATACATCACATTTGAAAAAAAATGTAATGTCTAAAATAGTTATTTTATTTACTCTAATATCGACCTTGGTTTCTGCTCAGGATACGATTAAATTGAAAGAAGTTGTAGTTAGTGCTACACGCTATGAAAAAAGCTTAAATCAAACTTCTGATTACATTAAGTTAATATCTAAAAGAGATATAGAAAAATTAACTTTGGTATCGCCCGGTGAGCTTTTAAATAATACAGCTGGTATCAATGCAGAAAATGGAACGGGTAAGGGTTATCCTAAACGTAGTACCATTAATATGAATGGATTTCCGGCAAACTATAATCTAAGTATGCTCAATGGTGTTAAAATATTAACAGAACATATCCATACTGGTCAAAACATTGATTACATACCCATAGAAATGATAGATAGAATAGAGATTATCGAAGGTGCTGCTTCTGCTCAATATGGCTCCGACGCTATGGGAGGAGTTATTAATATCATAACTAAAAAGCCGTCTGATAAACCAAATGGACAAATTACAACATGGGGCGGTAATAATGATAATTATCTTGTTAGTAATTATATCAATACAAAGGTTAATAAGTTTGGTATTTCATCGTGCATGGGGTGGGAAAAATCAAATGGAATAGATATAACAAAACCTACCAACAGAAAAAATTTTATGGGTTATTCGCGTCAATACATACTTAATAATTTAATGTATAATCTTTCAAATACATTTACAATACATTCGATGCTCAATATTTTTAACAACCGTATGGAATGGAATGATGGTGTAGATAAATATGCACATTTATATATGCCCAGTATAGGATATAGTTTACGTTTAAAAAAACTTGACCAAAAGTTTAATGTTAATTATTCGCACTGGGAAGCACAGTTGTCGTCTGAACTAAATCAATTGATACAACCCGAATTAAATAATAAGCTAATTATAAACGACCAACATGCTTTATTTTTTGGGGGTGATTTTAGATATATCATATTTCAACGCGAAAAAGTAACGAAAAATCATCAACAAATGGTTGGAGCTTATATAACCAGTGATTCAAAATATGGAAAAGCATGGTATTCTACCTTATCGGTTAGAATGGATTATCCCGAAGAATATAAAGCGGTATTTTCGCCCAAATGGTCGTTAATGTATCGTCCCGATTCATCTTTCTTTGCCATAAAAACATCGATTGGGCGTGGTTTTCGTTATCCAACCGTACAAGATAAATATGAGTTAGCATTTGGACATAGCGGTAGTGCCCTGCGTTTTGGGAATCCTGACTTAAAACCCGAATATAGTACCACATTGACTTTGGCCGGTGAGTTTATTCCTATTAAATACTTGAGTATTCAAGGCAAATATTACTACAATATGATACAAGATATGATTATACCTGTTTTACAAGGCAAATGGGATGTAGATACAACCAAATATGTATGGATGCGACAGAATATACAAAATACCGTCATTCATGGATACGAAATAAGTGGCATCTTTACGTTTAATAACGTTTCGTTTCAATTAGGATACAGCAATTCTATCTATTCTTTCAATCAAAATATACGTCAGTTGGCTTATATTCCCGGAAGCTCATTGAATTCAAAAATTACATTCGAACAAAAAATAAATGACCATTTAGTGGTTAATATAAATTTCTTGTACAAGCAAGTATGGGGTCGTAAGGCATGGAACTGGAAACCAGCAGCAGGAAGCTCATTCGACGACGCAAGCGGGTTACTTACCGAATTAAAAGATTATCAATTATTATCGGGTGGTGTTCGATTAAAATACAAACAAACCGTAGGCATTTTCTTAAACGTAGATAATATGTTGAAACAAGAACTCGAATTATTAGATGATGCACTTATGATTATTGAACCTAAAATATATTATAAAGCCGGTTTAAATTTTTATTTTTAACCCCAATATCGTAATTTTACAAGAAATTTAAAGCTTTCATGACACTTTTTAAATCTTCGTTACGATTATTAGCTGTAATTGTTGTTTTGTTTATTGCTTATTTTATTGGGGTAATATTGCTTAATACGCTTAACGATTACAAGCCCCAAAATCGTTATACCCGAATAACTGACAACGATGTTATGGAGAAAGATACGTTACATTTGCTTTCGTGGAACATTGGTTATGCCGGTATGGGCAAAGAAATGGATTTTTTTTACGATGGTGGTACTATGGTGCGTCCTTCGTATGATTATTACAAACAATGTTTCGATTCTATTTTACATTTTTTAGCTTCTATGGACCAGAAAAATGATATATACCTATTACAGGAAGTTGATTTCGATTCCAAACGTTCTTATTACATAAATCAAAAACAACAGATTGCCCAAGTTCTTCAAAGTAAACAATATGCCGATTCGCTCATCAATTATCAGGTTTCGTTTGTTGCTTTTCCGTTGCATAATCCTATGGGAAAAGTATCGGCCGGTTTGGTAACTTTTTCAAAAACAAAACCAGTATGGTCCTTGAAGGTGTATTTGGGCGAAACCTATTCATGGCCTAAACAAGTATTTTTTCTCGATCGCGGTATATTGATTCATGCTTTTAAAACCCGAAAAGGGAAATACTTGTTTGTTGTAAACGTTCATCTATCGGCATTTGACGATGCCGTCGAAGCAAGGTCAAAGGAGTTAAGCATGTTGCAAACACTTGTCTCCGCTATTCTAAAAAATAATCATTACTTAATGGTTGCCGGCGATTGGAACATCAATCCACCTCAATTTCACTTCTCTAATAAGGTTAAATTTAAATACTTTTATACCGAACCCAATACTTATGAATTTAAAAATGCAACTTTTTATTCTGATACCTTAGTGCCAACTAATAGAAAAGCCAATATGCCTTATATTAAACACAAAACACCTGTTACAACGTTAGATTATATTTTATGTTCAAATAATTTAGATATCATAAACTATAAAGTAATTGATTTAGATTTTAAGTTTTCTGACCATAATCCTATTGCCTTTTCGGTAGTGCTTAAGTAGATGTATCAGTATATAACAAGATCATTATTGTTAATAATATTTTAATCTTAAGAGATTAAAATAAATTATCAGATTAATAGGCATATAAAATATAGAAAATTTAAAAGAATATTATTAATTAGTTTTGAGAATTGTCTAAAAGTAATATATTTGTGTCGATAATTTAAATATTTAATTATTAATTTTAACTATATGAAAATTAGATTATTATATTTTTCATTGTGTTATATTTTTTTTATTTCACAATTGTTTTCACAAGTTTCAATAAATACTTCAGGAAATAATCCTAATTCTTCATCAATGCTCGATGTAAGTAGTACTCAGCATGGAATGTTAATACCACGTATGACTACTAGCCAAAGGAATGCAATAAAAACACCTGCTTCTGGTTTAATTATCTACAATACTGATAATAATATGTTGAACATATACACAAATAATGGATGGTATGTTTTAGAAAGTATTTCAGTAGGAAGTTCAACAGGAACACTCTCATTGGGTGGTGGAGTAGCTATTAATGAAGATGGTTCTAGTCCAAGTAATTCTGCAATCTTAGATGTTAAATCAACAACAAGAGGAGTTTTATTACCAAGAACAACTACTGGTTCAATTTCAACTCCTGCGCAGGGTTTAATAATATATAATACTTCAACCAATAAATTAAATTATTATAATGGCTCTTCTTGGATTAGTCCATGTCAAAGTTTTATTACTAATACAACTGGAACAGGGTCATTATCACAAATAGGACTTTCTATAAGTGAAACATTATCATTGCCCGATCAAAGTGCTATCTTAGAAATTAAATCATCGAATAAGGGTTTATTAATACCTAGATTATCTGAGGCACAAAGAAACGCATTATCACCCGTTCGGGGACTATTGTTGTATAATACGACATCAAATAAAATAAACTATTGGAATGGTTCTATGTGGTACGAAGTTTTAACTGCTCCACCTACAATTGGCGCTATAAGTGGAAATACTAATGTGTGTGCTGGTACAACGCAAAACTATAGTATATCACCAGTATCAGGTGCAACAAGCTATACGTGGACAGTCCCCTCAGGATGGACAATCAATAGTGGGCAAGGGACGACGTCTATTAATGTAACTGTTGGAACCTCGTCAGGGAGTGTGAGTGTTTTTGCAAGTAATGGATGTGGAAATAGTACAACACAAACATTAGCAATTACTGTAAATACTATTCCTAATGCACCTGTTGCTCAAGCCGCTTCAAATGTAGCAGATTATTCATTTACTGCAAATTGGTCTTCAGTATCTAACGCAACTACCTATTATTTAGATGTTAGCACAGATGATTTTAGTACTTTTGTCGCTGGATACAACAATTTAAATGTTGGGAATGTTACATCATATAATGTAACAGGATTAGAATGCTGGACAGTATATTTTTATAGAGTTAGAGCAGGAAATGCCTGTGGAATTAGTGATAATAGTAATGAAAAAGATATTAAAACAACTTCTTGCAAATAGTTTTATGATATGTTACATGCTTATTTTTGCTAAATTTTTTCGAAAATCAATGTTTTCGATACATCATTAAATTCAACTTTTAATAAATAAAAACCGCTTGGCATGGGGCTAATATCGAATAAAAATTGATAATTATTTTTGTCGATGTATTCGTTAGCTACGTTTGTAATAAATTTTCCTTCGAGTGTTAATATATCGAGTTTTAGATTTCCAGCCTGCCGCGATTTAATGTCGATGGTTGCCATGCCGTAGTTGGGGTTAGGATAGAGTTGAATGTACGGAATATCGTTTTTATTGTCTGCCATATGCAACGGATTATTAAGAAATACGGGTTGTGTCCATGCATACGTATTGCTCATGCCCAATATGCCTTCGTTAATAAGCTCAATTCTTACATATGAGTGGCTTTGTAAAATAAACGATGCCGATGATCCGTTAACTTCTTGTAAAACCTGATGACCTGGACCCCAAAATTTAATTTTGTTAGCATTCGACGATGAAATGTTAATACTTTTGTAGGTTCCATAGTCGTTAACTTGGTATTCTGTAATTTCTACCCCAGTAGAAGCATAGAATTTTCCATTGAGTAAAGCATTATATACCGCTTCTTTGGTAAGTGTATCTAACCATATCATATTCCATCCCTTGTTAAACTCTAAGGCTTCACTAACGGATGGATGAAAATCGTCGGTAGCACTTCCCCATACCACTTTACCGGCTGTAAGTACGGCGTCCCAAATGCTTTTATCGTCGTGTGTTTGAACGGTTTCGGTGCCGGTATTCCAAATTTCGAGCATATGGGGTCCGTTTTGAAAAGAGATAATTTCTGGAGCACCTACTTCCCAATTATCGTCGGTAAATGGACCTGGGAAATAATGGTTTAGCTGAATAAGCCCGCCTTGAGCAATAACCGAATCGATGGCTTGTTGGCAGGTAAAATTTTCGTCGGGCATAATATTTTTCGATAAGAAAAATCCGTTCATGTGTCGTTTAAATGTTATCTCTTCGCTTGGAATACATAATACACCAGGCACATATACGCTATCGGTTAAGAAATTATGATCGGTAATGAACATTATTTCGTATCCCTTATCTTTATATTTATTTACCAAGTCAACCGGACTATATCCACCATCACTGTTTGTTGTATGGCAGTGCATTTGGGCTTTGTAATATCGCCCTTGTCCATTAACTAATAATTGAAAGGTTGTAAAAATTAAAACGAAAAATAATTTTGTCTTCATCTTTTTTTTTTCTAAAAGTATAAGTGTTTTATTAACAGTATGTTATTCTATCTTAAAGAGATTATTAAGAATTAACCATCAATATTAAGTTAATATTATTGGTAAGCAATTTTAGAACTATTGTAAAAACCCAAGTACCATGAATAAACAAATTCAACCAGACGAATCAAAATAGTAATATTTTTAGATTAAAAATAAGTAATTCAAATAATCCTACACCCACCGTCGTACCGAGCCTGTCGAGGTATAATCATACGCAAAACTAAATGAGCATTGGGGTCATTCTTCGTCAAGCTCAGAATGACGAGGAGTACGACAAGCTCAGAAAGACCAGCCATTCAAAACGCTCAAAATGACGGGAAATTCGATAGGTTCAGAATGATCTTTAATTCGATTATTTTTTGTAGGTAACTTCAATTTATTAAAGTAATTTTTGCGATGAAGGTGCTTTAAAACGATAACCTAATGATATTTCGTGATAAGAACTAGGAACATACATTTTTAAAAAGCTATTAAAACCATAACTGTATGAAAAAGAAAACGGTTGATAAATGATTCCGGCTGAAATGCCAAATTCTTTATATGATGCATACGATATGCCTAAAGAATATTTTTCGTCGTATATGGCGGTTGTACTAAAATCGATATATACTTTTTGATATGAGTTTTTTGAAAATAAAATTGAAGGTTGAATCTCTATATTGTCCGAAACTTTAATTCTGTATGTGCCATGTAAAGTAAAGTATCGCGATATTTTATTTTGTTCATCGTCGTTTAAAGTAAGTTTGTAATTATTTTGCAGTACATTTAAAACACTTAATCCAATATGAGCAACGCTATTATATAAAACTACACCGGTATTAAAATTAGGAACAATTGAACTTTCTTTAGAATACGACAATGCAGGGTCGTTAACATCGGTAGGTGTATAATTGGTTTGGTTTAATGAAAATTGATTGATGCTGAGGCCTAATCCGGCAGCAAAGTTAAGCTCATCGTTTAATTTAGCACGATATGCATAATTTAAACGTAACGAAAAATTATTCATATTCCCCCAACGGTTATTCAACAAACTGACTCCCCAGCCGGCTTGTTGATTGGTTCCGTTAGCAACAATTCCTTGAGTATAAGGGTGATTTTTTACATTTATCCATTGCTGATGCGTAAATAAATGTATAGAAGTATATTCGTAAAGATAAATGCACGATGGGTTTATAATAGAATAATTGTTTGTATAGAAACGGTTGGGCATAATATTTTGACCGTTTACATTTAATGCTGCCAATAAGGTTATGGCTAAAAATATCTTGTTCATAATAGTTTGTTTTAATAAATAATATCTAAGGTTCCGCTAAAAGGTTCTTTATCGCTTAGTTTTAAATCGATGATATAAAAATAGGAGCCCATAGGTAATTTTTTGCCATTGAGAGTTCCATCCCATGGTTCATAAACACCTGTATTTTCGTAAAGTTTTTTTCCACTGTTATCAAAAACAATAACCGTTGGGTTGTTATACATTTCAATAAATTTTATTTCCCACGTGTCGTTTATACCATCCGCATTGGGAGTGAAAACATTGGGAATATCGAGGCAAAAATCATAGATAGATTCTAATTGTATGTTTTCAACTTTGCTGCAATTATGATTATCTGTAATAGTAACTTGATATTGTCCTAAGTGCAAATTACTTATTAAGGTATCGGTTTTTTGGTTCGACCAAAGTAAACTATAAGGTGGTGTTCCGCCCCATGTACGCAATACAATAGAACCATCATTTTTGCCATTGCAGGTCTCTTTATTTATAATGGCTAATGTAACCAATGAGTCGGGCTGTTGTATATTATATGTTTGTAGTTTGGTGCATTGATGTTGGTCTGTAATAGTTATAGTGTAAGTATTTGCTTGAAGCTGATTTATAGAATGATTGGTAGAACCATTATTCCACTGATAATTATAAGGCAAAGTTCCACCTGTAACGTTTAATTCAATAGCACCATCGGCATTACCATAACATGAAACATTGGTTATGCTTGCTTCCACATGAATAGAATCGGGTTGGTTTACAAAAATAGAAAACATTCGTAAACATTGATTTTGATCCATGACGGTTAAGACATATTCATTGGCTTCGAGGTTTTGTAAGTTTAATTCTGTAGGTCCATGCAACCAAAAATGAGTAAAAGGTGCAGTACCCTGTGTAATGGTTACTTCAATGGAACCATTGTTACCACCAAAACAACTTACATGGTTAACCGTTGACTGAATTTCTATGCCTTGTATGTAATTAACAGTTAAAATGGTTGGTGTGCTTATGCATCCACGAGTTGTATCTTTTTGTACAATATAATACTGATAGGTCCCTGGTAGTTGCTCTTGTAGGTATAATGTATCGCCTTGATTAACAAGAGTTGTTAAGTTTTGATCAGCATACCAAAATAGGGGATATGTACCTTGAGCGACAATGGGTTGTAAAACTTGCCCGGTACATACCGTAATATTGTTTTGCTGAATAATAGGAGAAGCTAAACGCGATACCGAATATTGTGCTATTGATGGATTGCTTTCACAGCCGGTAATATTGTCGGTTTGAACAACATAATAGCTAAAAACACCTTCTTGCGAGGTATTGGGCGAAATGCTGTTTCCTACTGCAAAAACATTGGTTAAAAGACTATCGGTGTACCAGCGAATGATTGAATTTGTATTGCCAGTAGCTGTTATATTTTGAGCTTGTTCGCCTAAACAATAGCTCAAATTATTGGGACTAATAATAGGAGCATTGGGCGACTGGTAAACCGTAACGGTGGCACTATCGTGATAGGTTGTAACCGGTTTATAAAAATATGCATCAAAAATAAGTCCTCCGTTTACATAGTGAAGTGTAGTATTACCAAAAGTACTGCTGTTATTGGCGGGTAAGGTTATTACGGTAGCCACACCTGGCTGGTTTTCGGAGTCATCTACACAATTATCATTGCCATCCATTGAATCGTAGTCCCAAACCCAAAGAAAATAGGGTGGGTTATTGAGTTGAATATTAAATCCCCATGAATAAGGTGGGTTTTGATCGTTTATGTAATTGCTTTCTGTTGTAAAAACGGTATTATCGTTAACATCTTTGATAATAATATATGGATCTTGTGCTCCACCGAAGGGATCGTTGCAGTTTACTTGCGTAACAAGTATGCCTGTAAGATAAAAACCTACTGTGTCGATGGTACAATCGTAGTGTATCGTATAGGTGCCAGGTTGAGAATAATTTGCAGTCGGGTTTTCAAGAGTTGACGTTTGTCCGTTGCCAAAATTCCATTGATAACTAAATCCGGTGGTTAAAAACGGATTAGGCGAAAAATTATTTGAAGGATGATTGTTCTGAATATTCAATTGGAGGGTATTGCAGCCAGTACTTTGTTGAATAGTGAAATGCGTTTGAGCATAAACAACATCTATCAAAATAAAACTTAATAATAAAGATAAAATGTTTTTCATATTATTCATATTTAATTAGAGTTCTACTAATTATGTTTTTATTAGTATTGATAAATAAATTATAAGTCCCTGGTGCTAAATTTTCCGGAATCATCAATTGTAAATATTCTAAATCGTGCAATCCTAATATAACTTTTTTATTAAAAACAACTTTCCCATTTATGTCGATGAGTTCTAGTTGAGCATCCTCAATATTTTTAGAATATAATTGTAAATTTATGATTTGTTTAAATGG from Bacteroidales bacterium includes the following:
- a CDS encoding fibronectin type III domain-containing protein; translation: MKIRLLYFSLCYIFFISQLFSQVSINTSGNNPNSSSMLDVSSTQHGMLIPRMTTSQRNAIKTPASGLIIYNTDNNMLNIYTNNGWYVLESISVGSSTGTLSLGGGVAINEDGSSPSNSAILDVKSTTRGVLLPRTTTGSISTPAQGLIIYNTSTNKLNYYNGSSWISPCQSFITNTTGTGSLSQIGLSISETLSLPDQSAILEIKSSNKGLLIPRLSEAQRNALSPVRGLLLYNTTSNKINYWNGSMWYEVLTAPPTIGAISGNTNVCAGTTQNYSISPVSGATSYTWTVPSGWTINSGQGTTSINVTVGTSSGSVSVFASNGCGNSTTQTLAITVNTIPNAPVAQAASNVADYSFTANWSSVSNATTYYLDVSTDDFSTFVAGYNNLNVGNVTSYNVTGLECWTVYFYRVRAGNACGISDNSNEKDIKTTSCK
- a CDS encoding TonB-dependent receptor — its product is MSKIVILFTLISTLVSAQDTIKLKEVVVSATRYEKSLNQTSDYIKLISKRDIEKLTLVSPGELLNNTAGINAENGTGKGYPKRSTINMNGFPANYNLSMLNGVKILTEHIHTGQNIDYIPIEMIDRIEIIEGAASAQYGSDAMGGVINIITKKPSDKPNGQITTWGGNNDNYLVSNYINTKVNKFGISSCMGWEKSNGIDITKPTNRKNFMGYSRQYILNNLMYNLSNTFTIHSMLNIFNNRMEWNDGVDKYAHLYMPSIGYSLRLKKLDQKFNVNYSHWEAQLSSELNQLIQPELNNKLIINDQHALFFGGDFRYIIFQREKVTKNHQQMVGAYITSDSKYGKAWYSTLSVRMDYPEEYKAVFSPKWSLMYRPDSSFFAIKTSIGRGFRYPTVQDKYELAFGHSGSALRFGNPDLKPEYSTTLTLAGEFIPIKYLSIQGKYYYNMIQDMIIPVLQGKWDVDTTKYVWMRQNIQNTVIHGYEISGIFTFNNVSFQLGYSNSIYSFNQNIRQLAYIPGSSLNSKITFEQKINDHLVVNINFLYKQVWGRKAWNWKPAAGSSFDDASGLLTELKDYQLLSGGVRLKYKQTVGIFLNVDNMLKQELELLDDALMIIEPKIYYKAGLNFYF
- a CDS encoding proprotein convertase P-domain-containing protein, which gives rise to MNNIVNNSKLYTIFVKNSILMVMKKSLILITFSFLAVRLLAQTYYVGHKQFNFVDPARSRTIQTEVYYPATSAGDNTPFASGQFPVLVFGHGFVMSWDSYQWLWDSLTTKGYIMVFPRTEGSISPSHAEFGTDLKFLNDYVLSEGSNSSSFFYQHILGTSAIMGHSMGRGSSFLAAANNTNLTTLVNFAAAETNPSAIAAAANVTVPAVVFYGVNDGVAPPANHQIPMYNALASSCKTLIGIVGGGHCYFADYNFNCSFGEGTTNPQPTISREQQHEIVAQLLIPYLNYMLKGDASAEQIYYQRLNSMNTIVFQRNCLMNYDVALRGFVSPSNSCGLNANQTVSVIVKNNGINPVSNVPLSLVFNNQTPIQEIYTGTINPNDSIIYTFTQTVNAGQPGATYQFVVYSSYTNDEYIYNDTVSVSYTNTTVALPISVDFTGYDGTNLATVFPGWKEAQGIVPTGNTSAWVSRTGIGGTTNVTAKVNFYSSPIREWILGPGFLCGPYTKLSFDVAVTAYNSNNAYVNGMGTNDSLKILYSTDCGATWKRLTAYGKNANFTNALQTIEINLSSFNGQGIAIAFEAFRETTVSNDYDLHLDNILIKNYAPYDLVAESFVSPIEQNCFGTESVEVTIKNNGLNAIDFSVNPVTIDVQVTGVVNQMLTYQLTSGNLASQASMNQMIGTIDMSQNGNYTFTQRIYFTLDDDTTNNDLSHTVTVSNPELSIQGNTQICSGQSTTLTAQANVTGMVSLISSNSTSVSIPDNNSTGITSNITVSNISSSLMAANVLKKVIIDSLTHTYVGDLKIDLIAPDNSTINLVNQRGSSGDNFIGTIFDPTATTPISSITSANAPFTGSYRPENNFNMLTGPALGTWKLKVSDLASSDVGVLHKWTLVLEVNNYIVSYSWSNGQTTPDITVSPSQNTTYTLTITDAKGCTKTDSLSVNVGQTSNMLNLGQDIVVCEGQIVTLDAGNGFSSYLWNTGATTPTIQVTTSGTYSVQVSDACGTQDDTVVVTINPKPIVNLGPDVNICLGNSATLTAPANLTYNWSTGENTQAITVTPAASGTYTYMVMVSDANSCVNSDTIDVHVFDLPTVELGADTSICHTDQLTLSAGNFAQYSWSNGSTSSTLTVDANQLQNGAYTYAVTVTDNLGCTATDQITITIVTCNEINDFGTNQIMLYPNPATVEVFFDGLTLHSTIIIMSEDGKVVYQNNNIETTALKIDISQWSSGIYFVKSINEPMQTYTFIKR
- a CDS encoding endonuclease/exonuclease/phosphatase family protein codes for the protein MTLFKSSLRLLAVIVVLFIAYFIGVILLNTLNDYKPQNRYTRITDNDVMEKDTLHLLSWNIGYAGMGKEMDFFYDGGTMVRPSYDYYKQCFDSILHFLASMDQKNDIYLLQEVDFDSKRSYYINQKQQIAQVLQSKQYADSLINYQVSFVAFPLHNPMGKVSAGLVTFSKTKPVWSLKVYLGETYSWPKQVFFLDRGILIHAFKTRKGKYLFVVNVHLSAFDDAVEARSKELSMLQTLVSAILKNNHYLMVAGDWNINPPQFHFSNKVKFKYFYTEPNTYEFKNATFYSDTLVPTNRKANMPYIKHKTPVTTLDYILCSNNLDIINYKVIDLDFKFSDHNPIAFSVVLK